In Spartobacteria bacterium, a genomic segment contains:
- a CDS encoding 8-oxo-dGTP diphosphatase yields the protein MTASNICDINWNTWTATESATLLFVIQGSNILLIRKKTGLGKGKINGPGGRIEPDELPPECAIREIKEELCINVNEVAICGELFFEFTNGYKLHAYVFKTDSFTGTPEETPEAKPLWFDIHALPYEEMWADDKMWIPHMLKNEPFVGRFIFDDDIMVDGAVTLSQKETACESPAREKVRSGESGIYTIRNLGN from the coding sequence ATGACTGCATCAAATATTTGCGACATAAACTGGAATACATGGACTGCCACAGAAAGCGCCACCCTACTGTTTGTCATTCAAGGAAGTAATATATTGCTCATCCGAAAGAAAACAGGTCTTGGTAAAGGTAAGATCAACGGCCCCGGCGGACGCATAGAGCCTGATGAACTGCCGCCGGAATGCGCCATTCGGGAAATCAAGGAAGAGTTATGCATTAACGTTAACGAGGTTGCTATCTGTGGTGAATTATTTTTTGAATTTACCAACGGATATAAACTGCATGCCTACGTGTTTAAAACCGATTCCTTTACTGGCACGCCCGAAGAAACTCCTGAGGCCAAACCTCTATGGTTTGATATCCATGCCCTGCCCTATGAGGAAATGTGGGCCGATGATAAAATGTGGATCCCGCACATGCTCAAGAATGAGCCATTTGTTGGACGATTCATTTTTGATGACGACATCATGGTAGATGGAGCCGTTACGCTAAGCCAAAAAGAGACGGCATGTGAATCGCCGGCTCGCGAAAAAGTTCGTAGCGGCGAGTCTGGTATCTATACGATTCGAAATCTCGGAAACTGA
- a CDS encoding EamA family transporter, with translation MTIYYFLAITSMLGYSVQGTLMAGIYRRMDTQEALAIRGLSLLISMSPLLLFAHPDSWLIKPVYIGEVALAALLTSLGGWAGMLAFRHLPVGLTTAFNTTFTTLVVVFTDVVCGVHLMPGQLLVIALILCCIISMGLMRSPSGMPHLAHAGRGMIGCMVFGLCLGSALAFLGHASREVDPMLTAYGWESMIGILSVIILVVRKRRLHRTVFSIKPRNVLQIFLFSAPTAIGSGCYMMALTMGPTSIVAAIVGVTMVMNTLLARLLYKERISRGQWILLSCICMLICTLRLLSD, from the coding sequence ATGACAATTTATTATTTTTTAGCCATTACCTCCATGCTCGGCTATTCTGTTCAGGGCACACTCATGGCAGGTATATATCGCAGAATGGATACACAGGAGGCTCTGGCTATAAGAGGCCTGTCACTGCTGATCAGCATGTCACCGCTCCTGCTCTTCGCCCATCCGGATTCCTGGCTTATTAAACCCGTTTATATCGGCGAAGTAGCACTGGCCGCCCTGCTGACAAGTCTGGGCGGATGGGCCGGAATGCTGGCCTTTCGCCATCTCCCGGTCGGATTAACCACGGCCTTCAATACCACGTTTACTACGTTGGTCGTCGTTTTCACTGATGTCGTTTGCGGCGTACACCTAATGCCTGGTCAATTACTGGTCATTGCCTTGATTCTCTGCTGCATCATTTCCATGGGCCTAATGCGAAGTCCGTCGGGCATGCCACACCTAGCCCATGCCGGAAGAGGAATGATCGGCTGCATGGTGTTTGGACTGTGCCTCGGTTCTGCACTCGCATTCCTCGGTCACGCATCGCGCGAAGTCGACCCCATGTTAACCGCATATGGCTGGGAATCTATGATTGGAATCCTATCTGTTATTATATTGGTTGTCCGAAAGCGCAGACTGCACCGCACCGTCTTTTCCATAAAACCGCGCAACGTACTTCAGATATTCCTGTTCAGTGCCCCCACAGCCATCGGGTCGGGCTGCTACATGATGGCGTTAACCATGGGGCCCACCTCCATTGTCGCCGCCATTGTCGGCGTCACCATGGTAATGAATACATTGCTGGCACGGCTGCTGTACAAAGAGCGCATTTCGCGTGGACAATGGATACTGCTTTCCTGCATCTGCATGCTCATCTGCACCCTCCGTCTGTTATCCGACTAA
- a CDS encoding prepilin-type N-terminal cleavage/methylation domain-containing protein, with protein sequence MKRIAMHRLNRKDGFTMVELLAVLLIIGILAASAIGLSGYARRRAAESRCVAELHSLKSGIEEFKIRNGYYPGKLDATTIDKLIPLQGKIGEIDRDSAGSLLDPWGTAYAYVYAEGENEDIFRLYSWGQDRQSETGDDVTATGTM encoded by the coding sequence ATGAAAAGGATTGCTATGCACAGATTGAATAGAAAAGACGGGTTTACCATGGTTGAACTGCTGGCGGTACTGCTGATTATTGGAATCCTTGCGGCATCGGCGATTGGATTGAGCGGGTATGCACGGCGTCGTGCGGCGGAAAGCCGTTGTGTGGCGGAATTGCATTCACTGAAGTCGGGGATTGAAGAGTTTAAGATTCGTAACGGTTATTACCCTGGTAAACTGGATGCGACAACCATTGACAAACTCATTCCGCTTCAGGGAAAAATCGGTGAAATCGACCGCGATTCGGCAGGTAGTTTGCTGGATCCGTGGGGTACAGCCTATGCGTACGTTTATGCTGAAGGTGAAAATGAAGATATCTTTCGTCTCTATTCGTGGGGTCAGGATAGACAATCTGAAACAGGCGATGATGTAACAGCCACCGGAACGATGTAA
- a CDS encoding GPP34 family phosphoprotein gives MLSFAEEIYLLALDESTGRIHMPRKSIVFDSVLIGALLGELSFLGKIDSDPENIYLLNSDPTGNTCLDTVLAHLKSFASEKTPTAKCIGALFYSGLPLEQMVRTELVAKGVLKEEKDRIMWVIPTKCYPVIDNHEMVDVERRLHELLMDDTVIPDPRDVVLVSLADVCGLIEKVLTPREMPRCQKRIEQISKMDLVTRKLRQTLVDICSQIASPTPWDVMM, from the coding sequence ATGCTTAGTTTTGCCGAAGAAATCTATTTGCTTGCACTGGACGAATCTACCGGCCGGATTCATATGCCTCGCAAAAGCATTGTTTTTGACAGCGTTCTCATTGGTGCATTGCTTGGGGAATTGTCGTTTTTAGGGAAAATTGATTCCGATCCAGAGAATATTTATCTGTTAAACAGCGATCCGACCGGAAATACCTGTCTGGATACTGTTCTTGCGCATTTGAAGAGTTTTGCCAGCGAGAAAACACCTACAGCCAAATGCATAGGAGCCCTTTTCTATTCTGGATTGCCGCTGGAACAAATGGTGCGGACCGAGCTGGTGGCAAAAGGCGTATTAAAAGAAGAAAAAGACCGCATTATGTGGGTGATTCCGACAAAGTGCTATCCTGTCATTGATAATCACGAGATGGTTGACGTTGAACGTCGTCTGCACGAACTGCTGATGGATGACACCGTTATTCCTGATCCACGTGATGTGGTGTTGGTCAGTTTAGCCGATGTGTGCGGTTTAATTGAAAAGGTACTTACGCCCCGTGAAATGCCCCGCTGCCAGAAGCGCATAGAGCAGATTTCAAAAATGGATTTGGTAACTCGGAAACTGCGGCAGACGCTGGTGGATATTTGTTCACAAATTGCGTCACCTACGCCATGGGATGTCATGATGTAG
- a CDS encoding tetratricopeptide repeat protein — MKTNTTKKWMGLILLSAVMVWRVNAAEKEAKQEEELIMEPYAKVQQLLDQEHVAEAESMLTDMMESNPLDWTAPNILGNLALAQGDLKQAEAYYMQAMDANPLKADTYNNLGVLMLKEGKGDKAMEQFLLARKMDPNNTQTLFNLAEIYLAQGRTKEGLRYLEQAADLDPDNQPAQFKLIGYLLTLKEYDLAQNHCNALLTASPKDAGVRCDLGFVLLSYGAVDAAAGVFGQAVNLNPKMARGWYGLGLVSLKLGQLTAAQASFKRAMALDDKNLDFLVDLALSQRAERTPAGDKAARQTAENVQNLLDRGIGSDAQRSRAEKLVMQFKAKTAS; from the coding sequence ATGAAAACGAACACCACGAAAAAATGGATGGGCCTCATACTGCTCAGTGCGGTGATGGTCTGGCGGGTGAATGCCGCCGAAAAAGAGGCAAAACAAGAAGAGGAACTGATCATGGAACCCTATGCAAAAGTTCAACAGTTACTGGATCAGGAACACGTGGCAGAAGCCGAATCCATGCTGACGGACATGATGGAATCCAATCCGCTGGACTGGACCGCGCCCAATATTCTTGGCAATCTGGCGTTGGCACAGGGCGATTTGAAACAGGCCGAAGCCTACTATATGCAGGCCATGGACGCCAATCCGCTGAAAGCCGACACCTATAATAATCTGGGTGTTCTGATGCTGAAAGAAGGCAAAGGCGACAAGGCCATGGAACAGTTTCTTCTGGCCAGAAAAATGGATCCAAATAATACCCAGACCCTGTTTAATCTGGCGGAAATCTATTTGGCTCAAGGACGGACAAAGGAGGGACTTCGCTATCTGGAACAGGCCGCCGATCTGGATCCCGATAATCAGCCGGCGCAGTTTAAACTGATCGGATACCTGCTCACGCTGAAGGAATACGATCTGGCGCAGAACCATTGCAATGCCCTGCTGACAGCATCACCCAAAGATGCGGGCGTGCGTTGTGATCTGGGGTTTGTATTGCTTAGTTATGGCGCGGTCGATGCGGCGGCAGGCGTGTTCGGTCAGGCGGTAAATCTGAATCCCAAAATGGCTCGCGGCTGGTATGGACTGGGATTGGTTTCTCTGAAACTGGGACAGCTGACAGCGGCGCAGGCATCGTTTAAACGGGCGATGGCACTGGATGATAAGAATCTGGATTTTCTGGTCGATTTGGCCTTGTCGCAGAGAGCCGAACGAACACCAGCTGGGGATAAGGCGGCGCGTCAAACCGCAGAGAATGTACAGAACCTGCTAGATCGCGGCATCGGTTCAGATGCCCAGCGCAGTCGTGCAGAGAAATTAGTCATGCAATTTAAAGCAAAAACAGCGTCATAA
- a CDS encoding sigma-54-dependent Fis family transcriptional regulator: protein MSNSNVDVTHAAELNVMLGSSRVMQPVFCTMARASVSPCSVLITGGVSTGKTLCSRLIHASSVDRQMPLHAIDCSVIREEELLSQLNKQALASACEGLSGRLTLVFKEIGELSIVSQRRVHELFSDPAIASAVRLMATSSRRLGQEVDEGRFLRELFLLLNDLRIDMPPLRHRKDDIVSLAAYYLGRLSTDMRFSEEAVKALLHYAWPGNMQELVSVVSCAVEQCSGMEIEKYHLPSALVIKGEEDLDVDVDYVLNRMIDQAERASMNYDELHGLLECRLLHVLLERFDFHSSPMATAWQMNRVTLLSKRKRYGLP, encoded by the coding sequence ATGAGCAATAGTAATGTGGATGTAACGCATGCAGCAGAATTAAATGTGATGCTGGGGTCATCGAGGGTGATGCAGCCGGTATTCTGTACTATGGCAAGGGCCAGTGTGTCGCCATGTTCCGTATTGATTACGGGTGGTGTTTCTACAGGGAAGACCTTATGCTCCCGGCTCATTCATGCGTCGTCTGTAGATCGTCAGATGCCACTGCATGCGATTGATTGTTCGGTGATCCGCGAGGAAGAGCTGCTTTCGCAGCTTAATAAACAGGCATTGGCTTCGGCCTGCGAGGGGCTCTCTGGTCGCTTGACGTTGGTTTTCAAAGAAATTGGTGAATTGAGTATCGTTTCACAGCGGCGAGTCCATGAATTGTTTTCGGATCCAGCGATTGCATCGGCTGTTCGCCTAATGGCGACATCCAGTCGTCGACTTGGTCAAGAAGTGGATGAAGGTCGATTTCTTCGCGAATTATTTTTGCTGCTCAATGACCTTCGGATTGATATGCCGCCGTTACGTCATCGTAAAGACGACATTGTATCGCTAGCGGCCTATTATTTAGGTCGGCTCAGTACAGACATGCGTTTTAGTGAAGAGGCTGTTAAAGCCTTGCTTCATTATGCGTGGCCGGGCAACATGCAGGAACTGGTTTCAGTCGTTTCCTGCGCTGTTGAGCAGTGCTCTGGCATGGAAATAGAAAAGTATCACTTACCCAGCGCATTGGTTATTAAGGGAGAAGAAGACCTGGATGTGGATGTTGATTACGTGCTGAATAGGATGATTGATCAGGCCGAGCGGGCATCGATGAATTACGATGAGCTCCACGGCCTGCTGGAATGTCGTTTGCTGCATGTGCTTCTTGAGCGGTTCGATTTTCACTCATCACCTATGGCTACAGCGTGGCAAATGAATCGTGTCACGTTGTTGAGCAAGCGTAAACGCTATGGCTTACCCTGA
- the mutL gene encoding DNA mismatch repair endonuclease MutL, whose product MTRGTVVDSFMEQPEIRLLSDSVINKIAAGEVVDRPASVAKELIENALDAGATVIKVEIAEGGKKRIAIVDNGCGMTRDNALLSIERHATSKIRSDGDIVRIATMGFRGEALSAISAVSRFTLTTRPESELNGTKLFIECGRLTDVSDTGCPVGTSMEVNNLFCNVPARRKFLRSESTELSHIRQLFLTYAMAYPEHAWTLKVDGRILHQLPGGVALLERMRELFEPELTVALQMIDAEMNRVKVHGYISRPGYSRSDRSAQYVFINHRPASAALITMALREACSDVFPRNRHPAMVLFVDVPPEAVDVNVHPAKSEVRFRYPQTIREAVVEGVRRALSGGSEDGEVETDLRPKEVVSVPGPVRPVPRPAVAASRPSFGTQLNFSLDKAPQTAPRVVARLNNIPPVAQTSTDEPEPWNQPSVQPVVPEEPPLSGPWGRYRIIGSMQRYYLVETADGLVIVDPAAAHERVVYERILANMHQHSVAAQSLLLAETLELSPLDAERVRQNIDVLNSIGFSLDEFGNDTFIVDAVPEAMNTLHARECILDILAEMDDGGSVKKKWNTEKAAAAASAASINRTKRISEQEFYYIMQKLSECEMPYTSAHGRPTIVLTSFQELDRKFGIR is encoded by the coding sequence GTGACGCGCGGAACAGTGGTAGATAGTTTTATGGAACAGCCTGAAATACGATTGTTATCGGATAGTGTGATCAATAAAATTGCCGCCGGCGAGGTGGTGGATCGTCCGGCTTCGGTGGCCAAAGAACTGATTGAAAATGCATTGGATGCAGGGGCAACGGTGATCAAGGTCGAGATTGCGGAGGGGGGCAAGAAACGCATTGCGATCGTCGACAACGGCTGTGGTATGACGCGGGATAACGCGCTGTTGTCTATTGAGCGGCATGCGACATCGAAGATCCGGAGTGACGGCGATATTGTACGCATTGCAACCATGGGGTTTCGCGGGGAGGCCCTGTCGGCGATTTCAGCCGTATCGCGCTTTACGTTGACCACTCGTCCGGAATCAGAACTCAATGGTACAAAATTATTTATCGAATGCGGTCGGCTTACCGATGTGTCGGATACGGGGTGTCCTGTTGGGACGTCGATGGAGGTGAATAATCTCTTTTGCAATGTGCCGGCACGACGAAAATTTTTGCGATCGGAATCCACGGAATTATCGCATATTCGTCAGTTGTTTCTTACCTATGCCATGGCTTATCCCGAACATGCCTGGACTTTGAAGGTGGATGGCCGAATCCTGCATCAGCTACCGGGCGGTGTGGCTCTGCTGGAGCGGATGCGGGAACTGTTTGAGCCGGAATTGACGGTGGCACTGCAGATGATTGATGCGGAAATGAACCGCGTGAAGGTGCATGGATATATAAGCCGGCCGGGGTATTCGCGCAGTGATAGATCGGCACAGTATGTATTTATCAATCATCGTCCGGCTTCGGCGGCACTGATTACGATGGCTCTGCGGGAGGCCTGCTCGGATGTGTTTCCGCGAAATCGCCATCCGGCGATGGTGCTCTTTGTGGATGTGCCGCCTGAAGCGGTGGATGTGAATGTGCACCCGGCCAAGAGCGAAGTTCGGTTTCGTTATCCCCAAACAATCCGTGAGGCGGTGGTGGAAGGAGTGCGCCGGGCTTTGTCCGGCGGTTCAGAAGATGGGGAAGTGGAAACGGATTTGCGTCCGAAAGAGGTCGTGTCGGTGCCCGGCCCGGTTAGACCGGTTCCTCGTCCTGCCGTTGCGGCGTCACGCCCATCCTTTGGAACACAGTTGAATTTTTCATTGGATAAAGCACCACAAACCGCGCCTCGCGTGGTGGCGAGACTGAATAATATTCCGCCAGTGGCACAAACGTCCACCGATGAGCCGGAACCATGGAACCAACCATCTGTGCAACCTGTCGTACCGGAGGAGCCCCCCTTGTCGGGGCCGTGGGGGCGCTATCGGATTATCGGTTCTATGCAACGGTATTACTTGGTTGAAACGGCGGACGGACTTGTCATTGTCGATCCGGCTGCTGCTCATGAACGTGTAGTTTATGAACGTATTTTGGCTAATATGCATCAGCATAGCGTGGCTGCTCAGTCACTGCTGCTGGCAGAAACCTTGGAATTGTCGCCGCTGGATGCGGAACGTGTCCGACAGAATATTGATGTGCTCAACAGCATCGGTTTTAGCCTCGACGAGTTCGGAAACGATACATTTATCGTTGATGCCGTGCCGGAAGCGATGAATACGCTGCATGCCCGTGAATGTATTTTAGATATACTGGCGGAGATGGACGACGGGGGTTCTGTGAAGAAAAAATGGAACACAGAAAAGGCAGCGGCTGCCGCCAGTGCCGCGTCCATTAATCGAACGAAAAGGATCTCGGAGCAGGAGTTTTATTATATTATGCAAAAGCTCTCTGAATGCGAAATGCCTTACACATCAGCTCACGGACGACCCACCATCGTACTTACCAGTTTTCAAGAGCTGGATCGTAAATTTGGTATCCGATAA